The following coding sequences are from one Sphaeramia orbicularis chromosome 11, fSphaOr1.1, whole genome shotgun sequence window:
- the LOC115428151 gene encoding macrophage mannose receptor 1-like, translating into MDMPETFPQGGIQESFSVDARTTSTVAPLNMEDQRLYSKSLPDVRTPHPISKAEHEHTDTYIIGSTRLNWLQSQTYCRKHYTDLASIRDQQEKDRIFSVINSGIAYWIGLSRDSWKWSDQSNFEFTAWRSTEPRNQQGNEFCGYASAQGWGDTDCALELSFICSVRRETLLKVVLKPEGSVDLNDPLVSEAVLKAMERQMSEHGINHNVRLSWRRQPNGEIFNREANSTL; encoded by the exons atGGACATGCCCGAAACATTTCCCCAGGGAGGCATTCAGGAGTCATTCTCAGTagatgcccgaaccacctcaactgTGGCTCCTCTCAACATGGAGGATCAGCGGCTGTACTCCAAGTCCCTCCCAGATGTCcgaactcctcaccctatctctaaggctgagcacG aacacactgacacctacatAATAGGCAGCACTCGCTTGAACTGGCTCCAGAGTCAGACTTACTGCAGGAAGCATTACACTGACTTGGCCAGTATTAGAGACCAGCAAGAGAAGGACAGGATTTTCAGTGTGATCAACAGTGGCATAGCGTATTGGATTGGTCTGTCAAGAGATTCGTGGAAGTGGTCGGACCAGAGTAACTTTGAATTCACTGCATGGAGATCAACGGAGCCGAGAAACCAACAGGGAAATGAGTTTTGTGGGTATGCTTCAGCGCAAGGATGGGGTGATACTGATTGTGCTCTTGAATTGTCATTTATCTGTTCAG TTCGCAGAGAAACGCTGTTAAAAGTTGTGTTGAAGCCAGAAGGATCTGTTGACCTGAATGATCCCTTGGTGTCTGAGGCTGTTTTGAAGGCT ATGGAGAGACAAATGAGTGAACATGGGATCAATCATAACGTAAGACTGAGTTGGAGGAGGCAACCAAATGGAGAAATATTTAATAGGGAAGCAAATtcaacactgtaa